In the genome of Streptomyces sp. V2I9, one region contains:
- a CDS encoding methyltransferase domain-containing protein has translation MGTQRYGSSPSVSDAEADAAREALVRVIAARGALTDPAWRTAFAEVPRHLFVPFFYVHGVRGYERLRGEDPDPERRSRWLRGVYTDEALATRLKDGELVSSSSQPSLMALMLDALGVEDGHTVLEIGTGPGYNAALLAHRLGDPAVTTVDLDPEITDAARGHLAAAGRHPTVVTGDGARGCPARAPYDRIIGTCTLPSVPRSWPEQCRPGARIIAPLATGLVSLRVRGTAHGPRAEGHFLHTPAYFVPLRGAHPVGDSLPYLGALPRRVAGDDLFRFLLTLSAGALDPHEALSLWEREGRPQRERYGVTVGRGRQWAWLDDPQGPYTWPLAAG, from the coding sequence ATGGGCACACAGCGGTACGGCTCCTCCCCGTCCGTCTCCGACGCCGAGGCCGACGCGGCGCGGGAGGCCCTGGTCCGGGTGATCGCGGCGCGGGGCGCGCTCACCGACCCCGCCTGGCGCACCGCCTTCGCCGAGGTCCCCCGCCACCTGTTCGTACCGTTCTTCTACGTGCACGGCGTCCGGGGTTACGAACGCCTCCGGGGCGAGGACCCCGACCCCGAGCGCCGCTCCCGCTGGCTGCGCGGGGTGTACACGGACGAGGCACTGGCCACCCGCCTCAAGGACGGCGAACTCGTCTCGTCCTCCAGCCAGCCGTCCCTGATGGCCCTGATGCTCGACGCCCTCGGCGTCGAGGACGGGCACACCGTCCTGGAGATCGGTACCGGCCCCGGCTACAACGCGGCCCTGCTCGCCCACCGGCTCGGCGATCCGGCGGTGACCACCGTCGATCTGGACCCGGAGATCACGGACGCCGCCCGCGGCCACCTCGCCGCGGCCGGCCGCCATCCGACGGTGGTCACCGGCGACGGAGCACGGGGCTGCCCGGCGCGCGCCCCGTACGACCGGATCATCGGGACCTGCACCCTGCCGTCCGTACCGCGCAGTTGGCCGGAGCAGTGCCGTCCGGGGGCACGGATCATCGCGCCCCTCGCCACGGGCCTGGTCTCGCTCCGGGTCCGCGGGACGGCGCACGGCCCGCGCGCGGAGGGGCACTTCCTGCACACCCCCGCGTACTTCGTGCCGCTGCGCGGGGCGCACCCGGTGGGCGACTCCCTTCCGTACCTCGGCGCGCTGCCGCGCCGGGTGGCCGGGGACGACCTCTTCCGGTTCCTGCTGACCCTGAGCGCGGGAGCCCTCGATCCGCACGAGGCCCTCTCCCTCTGGGAGCGCGAGGGGCGCCCGCAGCGGGAGAGGTACGGCGTCACGGTCGGCCGGGGCCGCCAGTGGGCCTGGCTCGACGACCCGCAGGGCCCGTACACCTGGCCGCTCGCCGCCGGCTGA
- a CDS encoding globin, with protein sequence MTEIPRDTLQEQTFYEQVGGEATFRRLVHRFYEGVAGDELLRPMYPEEDLGPAEERFALFLMQYWGGPRTYSDHRGHPRLRMRHAPFRVDRAAHDAWLSHMRVALDELGLAPEHERQLWDYMTYAAASMINTAD encoded by the coding sequence GTGACTGAGATTCCGCGCGACACGCTTCAGGAGCAGACCTTCTACGAGCAGGTCGGCGGCGAGGCGACCTTCCGGCGCCTGGTCCACCGCTTCTACGAGGGCGTGGCGGGCGACGAACTGCTGCGGCCGATGTATCCGGAGGAGGATCTGGGTCCGGCCGAGGAGCGGTTCGCGCTGTTCCTGATGCAGTACTGGGGCGGCCCGCGCACCTACAGCGATCACCGGGGGCACCCCCGGCTGCGCATGCGGCACGCGCCGTTCCGGGTGGACCGGGCGGCCCATGACGCCTGGCTGTCCCATATGCGGGTGGCGCTGGACGAGCTGGGACTCGCGCCGGAGCACGAGCGGCAGTTGTGGGACTACATGACGTACGCCGCCGCCTCGATGATCAACACCGCGGACTGA
- a CDS encoding FtsX-like permease family protein, which produces MTGFVLLRVRAHRLLLSAALLAVLLTTSVLAALTAFSSSVGDAALRHSLTHGSAASASLLVTASVDHERRAEADDAVREASRDAFDGLPVTVGKLESSGSYALPRTLQEPAARRGEPDLTQFAALDRTRVRITEGEAPAAGSEGGGPVQVALPAVAAEALKLRPGGRFTVTDRLRGKKQQVLVTGVYEAADQADPYWQLDPLGGRGVRKLAFTTYGPLLTEPSALASGTLSGGNTAWLATADFAGLTTGSMAGLREASAAAPKALSAAPVFSSGITARTSLPTVLDQLDRALLVSRSTLMIVAVQLVLLAAYALLLVARLLNSERDGERELLRARGGSRGRITSFAALEALLLAVPAAVVAPLLAGPLTGLLAERGALSRIGLRVGESSAGTVWLVSAGVALACALAVVAPSLATGAGGRGTRAASLPGPVRAGADLGLLLIAAVAYWQLDRQAGGGALSGDRAGDLGVDPLLVVAPALALLAGTVLTLRLLPPAAKLAERRAARGRGLPAALAGWQFSRRPLRGAGPVLLLVLSVAMGMLAIGQSASWNRSQSDQADFASGASVRMVGGTGGGPAAAGAYSSLPGVRQAAPAYRADVEVSGGRVAEVVALDTAHADERMLLRSDLADESPRRLFEAIAPKPAPRPGLVLPKDGTRLKLDLRITTVASKRSGSAPAPDEEAPVATVLLEDRYGLPYRALAGPVPVDGGPVAVSVPVSAAGGLAVTGIELDGRPPGERARKHRISVGDVRVVTASGAERPVAVTGSVRWDASMTLTESGEVEPGKPPVRNGATGLPDFTYDTGVGRTDAWEPVTSTLRITAARPRPTAVKAVATDAYLKSTNAELGDGIDLTLAGNTVRVTLAESVRRLPTTESAEPPGAEDPSGDGGALLVDLKAVTEVLAHRPTATIEATEWWLSTAPGDAAKTAAALRALPDTDPAQVLVRAEAAQRLVDDPLGAGPQSALPAVAVVAAALAAVGFAVSASGSRRERSAELGVLRALGAPRRQLARMVAAEQGVLIALALLIGLGIGTVLTRAVVPLIVLTGQAGRPVPPVLVDLPAGQVAALLGCVAALPLVIVATMALRRGDPAVTLRHQGDH; this is translated from the coding sequence GTGACGGGTTTCGTCCTTCTGCGGGTGCGGGCTCATCGCCTGTTGCTCTCCGCGGCCCTCCTCGCCGTTCTGCTGACCACGTCCGTCCTGGCCGCGCTCACCGCGTTCTCCAGCTCTGTGGGCGACGCGGCCCTGCGCCACTCGCTCACCCACGGTTCCGCCGCCTCCGCCTCCCTCCTCGTCACCGCCTCCGTGGACCACGAGCGGCGCGCCGAGGCCGACGACGCCGTCCGCGAGGCGTCCCGCGACGCCTTCGACGGGCTGCCCGTGACGGTGGGAAAGCTGGAGAGCTCGGGGTCGTACGCCCTGCCGCGTACGCTCCAGGAACCGGCCGCCCGGCGCGGCGAGCCGGACCTGACCCAGTTCGCCGCCCTCGACCGCACGCGCGTACGGATCACCGAGGGCGAGGCCCCCGCGGCCGGCTCCGAAGGCGGCGGGCCCGTCCAGGTCGCGCTGCCCGCGGTCGCCGCCGAGGCGCTGAAGCTCAGGCCGGGCGGACGGTTCACGGTCACCGACCGGCTGCGCGGGAAGAAGCAGCAGGTCCTGGTCACCGGTGTCTACGAGGCCGCCGACCAGGCCGATCCGTACTGGCAGCTCGATCCGCTCGGCGGGCGCGGGGTCCGCAAGCTGGCCTTCACCACGTACGGCCCGCTGCTCACCGAACCCTCGGCCCTCGCCTCCGGCACACTCAGCGGCGGGAACACGGCCTGGCTGGCCACCGCCGACTTCGCCGGGCTGACCACCGGCTCCATGGCGGGGCTGCGCGAGGCATCGGCCGCCGCCCCGAAGGCCCTGTCCGCCGCCCCGGTCTTCTCCTCCGGCATCACCGCGCGGACGTCGCTGCCGACCGTGCTCGACCAGCTCGACCGGGCGCTGCTCGTCTCCCGTTCCACGCTGATGATCGTCGCGGTGCAGCTGGTGCTGCTCGCCGCGTACGCCCTGCTGCTGGTGGCCCGGCTCCTGAACAGCGAGCGCGACGGCGAACGCGAGCTGCTGCGGGCGCGGGGCGGCAGCCGGGGCCGGATCACCTCGTTCGCCGCGTTGGAGGCGCTGCTGCTCGCCGTGCCCGCCGCCGTGGTCGCCCCCCTGCTCGCGGGGCCGCTGACCGGGCTGCTGGCCGAGCGCGGCGCCCTGTCCCGGATCGGACTGCGGGTCGGCGAGTCCTCGGCGGGCACCGTGTGGCTGGTCTCCGCGGGCGTCGCGCTGGCCTGCGCGCTGGCCGTGGTGGCCCCGTCGCTGGCGACCGGGGCGGGCGGGCGCGGAACCCGCGCGGCGTCGCTGCCCGGCCCGGTGCGGGCGGGCGCGGACCTCGGGCTGCTCCTGATCGCGGCGGTGGCGTACTGGCAGCTCGACCGGCAGGCCGGCGGCGGGGCGCTCAGCGGCGACCGGGCGGGCGACCTCGGGGTCGATCCCCTGCTGGTGGTCGCCCCCGCCCTGGCGCTGCTCGCCGGGACGGTCCTGACCCTGCGGCTGCTGCCGCCGGCCGCGAAGCTCGCCGAGCGACGCGCGGCCAGGGGCCGGGGGCTGCCCGCGGCCCTGGCGGGCTGGCAGTTCAGCCGCCGCCCCCTGCGCGGTGCGGGTCCGGTGCTGCTGCTGGTCCTGTCGGTGGCGATGGGCATGCTGGCGATCGGGCAGAGCGCCTCGTGGAACCGTTCGCAGTCCGACCAGGCCGACTTCGCCTCCGGCGCCTCGGTGCGGATGGTCGGCGGGACCGGGGGCGGCCCGGCCGCGGCCGGCGCCTACAGTTCCCTGCCCGGCGTGCGGCAGGCCGCCCCCGCCTACCGGGCGGACGTGGAGGTCTCCGGCGGACGCGTGGCCGAGGTCGTCGCCCTGGACACGGCCCACGCGGACGAGCGGATGCTGCTGCGCTCCGACCTCGCCGACGAGAGCCCCCGCCGGCTGTTCGAGGCCATCGCCCCGAAACCGGCCCCACGCCCCGGCCTCGTCCTGCCGAAGGACGGCACCCGGTTGAAGCTGGACCTGCGGATCACCACGGTGGCGTCGAAGCGCTCCGGGTCCGCCCCGGCCCCGGACGAGGAGGCGCCGGTGGCGACCGTGCTCCTGGAGGACCGCTACGGGCTGCCCTACCGCGCCCTGGCCGGCCCGGTGCCCGTGGACGGCGGACCGGTGGCGGTGTCCGTGCCGGTGTCGGCGGCGGGCGGCCTGGCCGTGACCGGCATCGAGCTGGACGGCCGACCGCCGGGGGAACGCGCGCGGAAGCACAGGATCTCGGTGGGCGATGTACGCGTGGTCACGGCCTCCGGCGCCGAACGTCCGGTCGCGGTGACCGGATCGGTGCGCTGGGACGCGTCCATGACGTTGACCGAGTCCGGCGAGGTCGAGCCGGGCAAGCCGCCGGTACGCAACGGCGCCACGGGCCTGCCGGACTTCACCTACGACACCGGGGTGGGCCGGACGGACGCCTGGGAGCCGGTCACCAGCACCCTGCGGATCACGGCCGCCCGCCCCCGGCCCACGGCCGTCAAGGCGGTGGCGACGGACGCCTACTTGAAGAGCACGAACGCGGAACTGGGCGACGGGATCGATCTCACCCTCGCCGGGAACACCGTCCGGGTGACGCTGGCCGAGTCGGTGCGGCGCCTTCCGACCACGGAGTCGGCGGAGCCGCCCGGCGCCGAGGACCCGTCGGGTGACGGCGGTGCGCTGCTGGTGGACCTCAAGGCCGTCACCGAGGTCCTGGCCCACCGGCCGACCGCCACGATCGAGGCGACCGAATGGTGGCTGAGCACCGCCCCCGGCGACGCCGCGAAGACGGCCGCCGCCCTGCGGGCCCTGCCGGACACCGACCCGGCGCAGGTCCTGGTCCGCGCGGAGGCCGCCCAGCGCCTGGTGGACGACCCGCTGGGGGCCGGGCCGCAGTCGGCGCTGCCGGCCGTCGCGGTGGTCGCCGCCGCGCTGGCGGCGGTCGGCTTCGCCGTCAGCGCCTCGGGGTCCCGGCGCGAACGGTCGGCCGAACTGGGCGTGTTGCGGGCGCTCGGCGCCCCGCGCCGCCAGCTGGCCCGCATGGTCGCCGCCGAGCAGGGCGTGCTGATCGCCCTCGCGCTGCTGATCGGGCTCGGCATCGGCACGGTGCTGACCCGTGCCGTCGTCCCGCTGATCGTGCTGACCGGGCAGGCGGGACGGCCCGTTCCGCCGGTGCTGGTCGACCTGCCCGCCGGGCAGGTCGCCGCGCTGCTGGGGTGCGTCGCCGCACTGCCTCTCGTGATCGTCGCGACGATGGCGCTGCGCCGCGGGGACCCGGCGGTCACACTGCGCCACCAGGGGGACCACTGA
- a CDS encoding ABC transporter permease — protein sequence MSDDKRAAEAPWIRTRLRTAPGAASALAVLVLVTAFLAAAFPRAVDAYETKGLRHDILTAAASRSVVEVSRPQPGLELPQAQREAELRSGELARVGGKLLKALPAPLRADTSSVAYGVRTTEGVTATEPWLPRPDAIPPRLSYVAQSGLKEHATLASGAWPTTPQQVTSESRAVQGAVTEETAAELKVKVGATVELLTAARKPITVTITGIVAPRDPRGSYWSADPLLRSPSLVPDPEAPFPVYYWTGTVLLAEDAGPALLSTTAEPVLYWRIPPDPAGLTGPDGARLTSVIASLESGPGLLKVRETAGDTAVFATGLGHIVGANARMRDAIGPVIAVAALGIGSVAAVVLLMTGSLISGRRRAELALMRSRGGSLRGIGGRLLAETAVTVLPASALGLLLATLLVGEGEGRWWPGAPAAAGVGLLVCVALPLRTTLQHIRPVLGTPREDLVSARPSRRRTVVELTLVVLAAGAVTALRRRGTSTEGGTDLLVSAAPVLVALIAALVLVRLHPLPLRLAARPVARLRGAIGFLSLARAGRSSAGGALPLLALLLALATAAFGGSVIAGIGDARDGAAMAAVGADARVSGAGERTTLPDELVRTVSGLDGVRDAAPVRIEYGVVLPEAAPGGAGATGPDGGDGTGAGTGTATDSRTAALVGVDPLSYARAARAAGLPDFPADRLRATGSTARPAKGGEGGSERVLPVIASPGVAARLGKEPRALKTLSGDFTVRVVGTTERAAAVSPTDFLIVNSASLERGAPTTLLLAGAPEAGKLRAAVAESGEKYTVKLRSEERARYVDTPMQAGAERIYLAAVAAGAGYALLAVLLSLLRTAPERKTLLARLRTMGLTTAQGRRLLAFEATPQALMAAGGGLFTGWATIALLSPGIDLVPLALAGVAGSDTSPVTLRTDLWSLGLPAAGVVALAAAVAAVQAWWASRRGSITELRAGDSR from the coding sequence ATGAGCGACGACAAGCGGGCGGCCGAGGCCCCCTGGATCCGTACCCGGCTGCGGACCGCGCCCGGTGCGGCGTCGGCCCTCGCGGTGCTGGTGCTGGTGACGGCGTTCCTCGCCGCGGCGTTCCCGCGGGCCGTGGACGCGTACGAGACGAAGGGGCTGCGCCACGACATCCTGACGGCCGCTGCGAGCCGCAGCGTCGTGGAGGTCTCCCGTCCGCAGCCCGGTCTCGAACTGCCGCAGGCGCAGCGGGAGGCCGAACTGCGCAGTGGTGAGCTGGCGCGGGTCGGCGGCAAGCTGCTCAAGGCGCTTCCCGCACCGCTGCGCGCCGACACCTCGTCGGTCGCGTACGGGGTGCGCACCACGGAGGGGGTGACGGCGACCGAGCCGTGGCTGCCGAGGCCCGACGCGATTCCGCCGCGGCTCTCCTACGTGGCACAGTCGGGGCTGAAGGAACACGCCACCCTGGCCTCGGGCGCCTGGCCGACGACACCTCAGCAGGTGACCTCGGAATCCCGTGCGGTGCAGGGCGCGGTCACCGAGGAGACGGCGGCCGAGCTGAAGGTGAAGGTCGGCGCGACCGTCGAGCTGCTCACCGCGGCCCGGAAGCCCATCACCGTGACGATCACCGGCATCGTGGCCCCGCGCGATCCGCGCGGCAGCTACTGGTCCGCCGATCCGCTGCTGCGCTCCCCGTCCCTGGTCCCGGACCCGGAGGCACCCTTCCCGGTGTACTACTGGACCGGCACCGTCCTGCTGGCCGAGGACGCCGGTCCCGCGCTCCTGAGCACAACCGCCGAACCCGTCCTCTACTGGCGGATCCCGCCCGACCCGGCCGGGCTGACCGGCCCCGACGGCGCACGGCTGACGTCCGTCATCGCCTCGCTGGAGAGCGGCCCCGGACTGTTGAAGGTGCGGGAGACCGCCGGGGACACCGCGGTGTTCGCCACCGGGCTCGGCCACATCGTGGGGGCCAACGCGCGGATGCGCGACGCGATCGGCCCCGTCATCGCGGTCGCCGCCCTCGGGATCGGCTCGGTGGCCGCCGTCGTCCTGCTGATGACGGGCTCCCTGATCTCCGGCCGCCGCCGCGCCGAACTGGCCCTGATGCGTTCGCGCGGCGGCTCGCTGCGCGGCATCGGCGGCCGGCTGCTCGCGGAGACCGCGGTGACCGTCCTGCCCGCGAGCGCGCTCGGCCTGCTCCTCGCTACGCTGCTCGTGGGCGAGGGTGAGGGCCGGTGGTGGCCGGGCGCGCCGGCGGCGGCCGGGGTCGGGCTCCTGGTGTGCGTCGCCCTGCCGCTGCGGACGACGCTCCAGCACATCCGGCCCGTCCTGGGCACACCCCGCGAGGACCTGGTGAGCGCCCGGCCGTCGCGCCGCCGCACCGTCGTCGAACTGACCCTGGTCGTGCTGGCGGCCGGCGCGGTGACGGCGCTGCGCCGGCGCGGCACGTCCACCGAGGGCGGCACCGACCTGCTGGTCAGCGCCGCGCCCGTGCTGGTCGCGCTGATCGCGGCGCTGGTACTGGTGCGGCTCCACCCGCTGCCCCTGCGGCTCGCCGCCCGCCCCGTGGCCCGGCTGCGCGGGGCGATCGGCTTCCTCTCGCTGGCCCGCGCCGGCCGGTCCTCGGCCGGTGGGGCGCTGCCGCTGCTCGCCCTGCTGCTGGCGCTGGCCACGGCGGCGTTCGGCGGTTCGGTGATCGCGGGCATCGGGGACGCGCGGGACGGGGCGGCGATGGCGGCGGTCGGTGCGGACGCGCGGGTCAGCGGCGCGGGCGAGCGCACGACGCTCCCCGACGAGCTGGTCCGTACGGTGAGCGGACTGGACGGCGTACGGGACGCGGCGCCGGTGCGGATCGAGTACGGCGTGGTCCTCCCGGAGGCGGCTCCCGGCGGGGCCGGGGCCACGGGCCCGGACGGCGGCGACGGGACGGGTGCCGGTACGGGCACGGCCACGGACTCCAGGACGGCGGCCCTGGTGGGGGTCGACCCCCTGTCGTACGCGCGGGCGGCCCGCGCCGCCGGGCTCCCGGACTTCCCGGCCGACCGGCTGCGAGCCACCGGCTCCACCGCCCGCCCGGCCAAGGGCGGCGAGGGCGGCTCCGAACGGGTCCTGCCGGTCATCGCCTCCCCCGGGGTGGCGGCCCGGCTGGGCAAGGAGCCGCGCGCGCTCAAGACGCTGTCCGGCGACTTCACGGTGCGGGTCGTGGGGACCACGGAGCGCGCCGCGGCCGTCTCCCCCACCGACTTCCTGATCGTGAACTCCGCCTCCCTGGAGCGGGGCGCGCCCACCACGCTGCTCCTCGCCGGGGCGCCGGAGGCCGGAAAGCTGCGTGCGGCGGTCGCGGAGAGCGGCGAGAAGTACACCGTGAAGCTGCGTTCCGAGGAGCGCGCGCGGTATGTGGACACCCCGATGCAGGCGGGGGCCGAGCGGATCTACCTCGCGGCCGTCGCGGCGGGGGCCGGGTACGCGCTGCTGGCCGTCCTGCTGTCGCTGCTCCGGACCGCGCCGGAGCGCAAGACCCTGCTGGCGCGGCTGCGCACGATGGGGCTCACCACCGCGCAGGGCCGGCGGCTGCTGGCCTTCGAGGCGACGCCGCAGGCGCTGATGGCGGCGGGCGGCGGGCTGTTCACCGGCTGGGCGACCATCGCCCTCCTCTCCCCCGGCATCGACCTGGTGCCGCTGGCGCTCGCGGGCGTCGCCGGATCGGACACGAGCCCCGTCACGCTGCGCACCGACCTCTGGTCGCTGGGGCTGCCCGCCGCCGGGGTGGTGGCGCTCGCCGCCGCGGTCGCCGCCGTTCAGGCCTGGTGGGCGAGCCGCCGCGGATCGATCACCGAACTCAGGGCAGGAGACTCCCGATGA
- a CDS encoding ABC transporter ATP-binding protein produces the protein MTSSTETAGTARAAGTTLAELERRAAARRDRPSYGHDALIACDRVVRIFTTDGVEVQALQGLDLLVQEGELMALVGASGSGKSTLMNILAGLDVPTAGSAKVAGCDLLSMGPKERLRYRRDVVGFVWQQTARNLLPYLTAIQNITLPMQLRGGGGKRERAARAESLLAMLDIEQCRDRRPQQLSGGQQQRVAIAVALANSPSVLLADEPTGELDSATGEQVFAAFRRANEELGTSIVIVTHDQAVADEVRRTVAIRDGRTSSEVLRRTEVDAATGQESQVAREYAMLDRAGRLQLPADHTRALGMEHRVLLELEQDHIGVWPDTHGAGKKPDGPAQEASPTK, from the coding sequence ATGACCTCGTCCACCGAGACGGCAGGCACGGCCCGCGCGGCCGGAACGACGCTGGCGGAGCTGGAGCGGCGGGCCGCGGCCCGCCGGGACCGCCCGTCCTACGGACACGACGCGCTGATCGCCTGCGACCGCGTGGTGCGGATCTTCACCACGGACGGGGTGGAGGTGCAGGCGCTCCAGGGTCTCGATCTGCTGGTCCAGGAGGGCGAGTTGATGGCCCTGGTGGGGGCGTCGGGCAGTGGGAAGTCGACGCTGATGAACATCCTGGCGGGCCTGGACGTGCCGACCGCCGGCTCGGCGAAGGTCGCGGGCTGCGATCTGCTGTCGATGGGCCCGAAGGAACGGCTGCGCTACCGCCGGGACGTGGTCGGCTTCGTCTGGCAGCAGACCGCCCGCAACCTGCTCCCGTACCTCACGGCGATCCAGAACATCACCCTGCCCATGCAGTTGCGCGGTGGCGGCGGCAAGCGCGAACGGGCCGCCCGCGCCGAGTCGTTGCTCGCCATGCTCGACATCGAGCAGTGCCGCGACCGGCGGCCCCAGCAGCTGTCCGGCGGTCAGCAGCAGCGGGTGGCGATCGCGGTGGCGCTGGCCAACTCCCCGTCCGTCCTGCTGGCGGACGAGCCGACCGGTGAGCTGGACTCGGCCACCGGGGAGCAGGTCTTCGCCGCGTTCCGGCGTGCCAACGAGGAGTTGGGCACCTCGATCGTGATCGTCACCCACGACCAGGCGGTCGCGGACGAGGTGCGGCGTACGGTCGCCATCCGCGACGGCCGTACGTCCTCCGAGGTGCTGCGCCGCACGGAGGTGGACGCGGCGACGGGCCAGGAGTCGCAGGTGGCCCGCGAGTACGCGATGCTCGACCGGGCGGGGCGGCTCCAGCTGCCCGCGGACCACACGCGGGCGCTGGGCATGGAGCACCGGGTGCTGCTGGAGCTGGAGCAGGACCACATCGGCGTCTGGCCGGACACCCACGGAGCCGGGAAGAAGCCGGACGGGCCCGCGCAGGAGGCGTCGCCCACGAAGTGA
- a CDS encoding thioesterase family protein, producing MARHLYSCPLRWSDMDAFGHVNNVVFLRYLEEARIDFMFRLAPGDGSPSFSGGSVVARHEIDYVRPLVHRHEPVTVESWVTKIGAASLTIAYEVKDADQVYVRASTVVVPYDLAAGRPRRITAEEKFFLQQYLAEEPAAA from the coding sequence TTGGCTCGTCACCTGTACAGCTGCCCCCTGCGCTGGTCGGACATGGACGCCTTCGGCCACGTCAACAACGTGGTCTTCCTCCGCTACCTGGAGGAGGCGCGCATCGACTTCATGTTCCGGCTGGCGCCCGGGGACGGTTCGCCGTCGTTCTCGGGCGGGTCCGTCGTGGCCCGTCACGAGATCGACTACGTACGGCCGCTGGTCCACCGGCACGAGCCGGTGACCGTGGAGTCCTGGGTCACGAAGATCGGCGCCGCGTCGCTGACGATCGCCTACGAGGTCAAGGACGCCGACCAGGTGTACGTACGCGCCTCGACCGTCGTCGTGCCGTACGACCTGGCCGCCGGACGGCCCCGGCGGATCACCGCGGAGGAGAAGTTCTTCCTCCAGCAGTACCTGGCAGAGGAGCCCGCCGCGGCATGA
- the ettA gene encoding energy-dependent translational throttle protein EttA, whose amino-acid sequence MAEFIYTMRKTRKAHGDKVILDDVTLNFLPGAKIGVVGPNGAGKSTVLKIMAGLEQPSNGDAFLSPGFTVGILMQEPKLDESKTVLENVQDGAAEIMGKLKRFNEVAELMATDYSDALMEEMGKLQEDLDHANAWDLDAQLEQAMDALGCPPGDWPVTNLSGGEKRRVALCKLLIEAPDLLLLDEPTNHLDAESVNWLEQHLSKYAGAVVAVTHDRYFLNNVAEWILELDRGRAIPYEGNYSTYLDKKAARLKVEGRKDEKRQKRLKEELEWVRSNAKGRQTKSKARLARYEEMAAEADKMRKLDFEEIQIPPGPRLGSIVVEVEHLSKAFGDKVLIDDLSFTLPRNGIVGVIGPNGAGKTTLFKMIQGLETPDSGSVKIGDTVKISYVDQSRANIDPKKTLWAVVSDELDYINVGQVEMPSRAYVSAFGFKGPDQQKPAGVLSGGERNRLNLALTLKEGGNLLLLDEPTNDLDVETLSSLENALLEFPGAAVVISHDRWFLDRVATHILAYEGDSKWYWFEGNFESYEKNKIERLGADAARPHRATYKKLTRG is encoded by the coding sequence TTGGCTGAGTTCATCTACACCATGCGCAAGACGCGCAAGGCGCACGGCGACAAGGTGATCCTTGATGACGTCACCTTGAACTTCCTGCCCGGCGCGAAGATCGGTGTCGTGGGCCCCAACGGCGCCGGTAAGTCCACGGTGCTGAAGATCATGGCGGGCCTGGAGCAGCCGTCCAACGGCGACGCGTTCCTGTCGCCCGGCTTCACCGTCGGCATCCTCATGCAGGAGCCGAAGCTCGACGAGTCGAAGACCGTCCTGGAGAACGTCCAGGACGGCGCAGCCGAGATCATGGGCAAGCTCAAGCGCTTCAACGAGGTCGCCGAGCTGATGGCGACCGACTACTCCGACGCGCTGATGGAGGAGATGGGCAAGCTCCAGGAAGACCTGGACCACGCCAACGCGTGGGACCTGGACGCCCAGCTGGAGCAGGCCATGGACGCCCTGGGCTGCCCGCCCGGCGACTGGCCGGTCACCAACCTCTCCGGTGGCGAGAAGCGCCGCGTGGCGCTCTGCAAGCTCCTCATCGAGGCCCCGGACCTGCTCCTCCTCGACGAGCCCACCAACCACCTCGACGCCGAGTCGGTGAACTGGCTGGAGCAGCACCTCTCCAAGTACGCCGGCGCCGTCGTCGCGGTCACCCACGACCGGTACTTCCTGAACAACGTCGCCGAGTGGATCCTGGAGCTCGACCGCGGCCGCGCCATCCCCTACGAGGGCAACTACTCCACCTACCTCGACAAGAAGGCCGCCCGCCTCAAGGTCGAGGGGCGCAAGGACGAGAAGCGCCAGAAGCGCCTCAAGGAGGAGCTGGAGTGGGTGCGGTCGAACGCCAAGGGGCGCCAGACCAAGTCCAAGGCCCGTCTCGCCCGGTACGAGGAGATGGCGGCCGAGGCCGACAAGATGCGGAAGCTGGACTTCGAGGAGATCCAGATCCCGCCGGGCCCGCGCCTCGGTTCCATCGTCGTCGAGGTCGAGCACCTCTCGAAGGCCTTCGGTGACAAGGTCCTCATCGACGACCTGTCGTTCACGCTGCCCCGTAACGGCATCGTCGGCGTCATCGGTCCGAACGGCGCGGGCAAGACCACGCTGTTCAAGATGATCCAGGGCCTGGAGACGCCGGACAGCGGCTCGGTCAAGATCGGTGACACGGTCAAGATCTCCTACGTCGACCAGTCCCGCGCCAACATCGACCCGAAGAAGACCCTCTGGGCCGTCGTCTCGGACGAGCTGGACTACATCAACGTCGGCCAGGTCGAGATGCCGTCCCGCGCCTATGTCTCCGCGTTCGGCTTCAAGGGCCCGGACCAGCAGAAGCCGGCCGGCGTCCTCTCCGGTGGTGAGCGCAACCGCCTCAACCTGGCGCTGACGCTCAAGGAGGGCGGCAACCTGCTGCTCCTCGACGAGCCCACCAACGACCTCGACGTCGAGACCCTGTCCTCGCTGGAGAACGCCCTCCTGGAGTTCCCGGGCGCGGCGGTGGTCATCTCCCACGACCGCTGGTTCCTGGACCGGGTCGCCACGCACATCCTCGCCTACGAGGGTGACTCCAAGTGGTACTGGTTCGAGGGCAACTTCGAGTCGTACGAGAAGAACAAGATCGAGCGTCTCGGCGCGGACGCGGCCCGTCCGCACCGTGCCACGTACAAGAAGCTCACGCGAGGCTGA